Below is a window of Microaerobacter geothermalis DNA.
TATGACAAGACGATGCACCATGGGATCATAGTCATACGTTTCCATGAGAAAGGTCTCAAATCCCTCCCAAAATGGCTCCTTTCCCCGATGGATGTAATGACGCTTATCCTTCAGATGTACTCGTTTTCCGTTGACTTCCCAGCCTTGATGGACGGCTGCTATTTTCTCTTCTTTCCCCTTTCTCCCTTTTTCTTGTCGTTTCAGATACAGCCCGTCCACTTCGACAAACAAAACTGGTTGGGTTAGTGGTTGTCGCTCTTTTGGGATGGCTTCTACGTTTAACAGGTGTTGGCGAATGGCTTCATGGCTGATGACGCGATAACCCAGAAGGGTTTCTAGTGTGTCCGCCGCCTTTCGGTAAGAAGGTCCCGATACGGCTAGTTCAATCGCTGCTTCTTCTACCAATGGGCTAAACCCTTTCGTCCCCTCAAAACGTAAATATTGATCGAGAAGATAAACATACTCCCCTGTTTTGCGATCAAGATAGTACGAACGGTTTACCTCGATCTCGCCAAACAGGCTATCCATCTTTAGGGTTCTTT
It encodes the following:
- a CDS encoding UPF0236 family transposase-like protein, with amino-acid sequence MKKNTTDYPTLKEIEQLVWRKLQENFSDVMRSILEDLDQQIAHERDKQRFYLKDKRTLKMDSLFGEIEVNRSYYLDRKTGEYVYLLDQYLRFEGTKGFSPLVEEAAIELAVSGPSYRKAADTLETLLGYRVISHEAIRQHLLNVEAIPKERQPLTQPVLFVEVDGLYLKRQEKGRKGKEEKIAAVHQGWEVNGKRVHLKDKRHYIHRGKEPFWEGFETFLMETYDYDPMVHRLVI